The following are from one region of the Chitinophagales bacterium genome:
- a CDS encoding transcriptional regulator — MNKGDLINKVAAEAGLSKAQAGKALDSMLNAVVKGLKKGDKVTLVGFGTFSVTKRAARKGRNPQTGATIKIPAKKVVKFKAGKEFASAV; from the coding sequence ATGAACAAAGGAGATTTAATTAACAAAGTTGCCGCGGAAGCCGGACTGAGCAAAGCCCAGGCTGGTAAGGCTCTTGACTCCATGCTGAATGCAGTAGTGAAGGGGCTTAAAAAGGGCGACAAGGTTACATTGGTAGGGTTCGGTACTTTCTCTGTGACAAAGAGAGCTGCCAGAAAAGGCAGAAACCCCCAAACCGGAGCTACCATTAAAATTCCCGCCAAGAAGGTTGTTAAATTCAAGGCAGGGAAGGAATTTGCTTCAGCTGTTTAA
- a CDS encoding cyclic nucleotide-binding protein: protein MADSKVALKAFFNQIVKLTDEEAEDISRYFKPLTLKEGRFLVEKGEVCNRIAFIRKGFMRAFYEINDEVEVTKYIQPKHTLITAFTSFISRQPSEEYIQALTDCDLWVIDYKSMQHLYAKYPKWQELGRIIMEQIYQYMEKRILSFLTLNAEQRYKSLLEENPRLIQDVPLRYIASMLGITPETLSRIRQKVHQPA from the coding sequence ATGGCTGACTCAAAAGTTGCATTGAAGGCCTTTTTCAATCAGATTGTCAAACTTACCGATGAAGAAGCCGAAGACATCAGCAGATATTTCAAGCCCCTTACGCTGAAAGAGGGTCGGTTTCTGGTAGAAAAGGGAGAGGTCTGCAACCGCATAGCATTTATCCGGAAAGGATTTATGCGTGCTTTTTATGAAATCAATGATGAGGTGGAAGTCACCAAGTATATCCAGCCCAAACATACCCTTATCACTGCTTTTACAAGTTTCATTTCCCGTCAACCTTCGGAAGAATATATTCAGGCATTAACTGACTGCGATCTCTGGGTAATTGACTATAAAAGCATGCAGCACCTGTATGCCAAGTATCCCAAATGGCAGGAGTTGGGCCGCATCATCATGGAACAGATTTATCAGTATATGGAAAAGCGCATTCTTTCTTTTCTGACGTTAAATGCGGAGCAGCGCTATAAGAGTTTGCTTGAAGAAAATCCACGCCTTATTCAGGATGTCCCTTTGCGGTATATCGCATCCATGCTTGGCATCACTCCGGAAACGCTTTCCCGCATCAGGCAAAAAGTGCATCAGCCCGCCTGA
- a CDS encoding 2-(1,2-epoxy-1,2-dihydrophenyl)acetyl-CoA isomerase — protein sequence MYKTIVLEISDNKATITLNRPEVYNAFNTEMSFELQGAIKEVAKNKAVRVLVITGAGKAFCSGQDLKEVQAAGQRSLMDSVQQRYNPLIRAMRNLPKPIICRLNGIAAGAGCSLALACDMIIASEEAALLEAFVNIGLVLDSGSSFFLPRLTGMARAFELATTGRKITAREALQYGLVNQVVPADELDKAVGERVAYYASAPTKAIGLIKKLLNQSFHSDLDTMLEAEACYQEIAGRSKDYKEGVAAFLEKRKPRFTGE from the coding sequence ATGTACAAAACCATCGTGTTGGAAATCTCGGACAACAAAGCCACCATCACGCTAAATCGTCCTGAAGTGTATAATGCGTTTAACACGGAAATGAGTTTTGAGTTGCAGGGAGCCATAAAAGAAGTTGCCAAAAACAAAGCCGTAAGAGTGCTGGTCATCACAGGTGCCGGAAAGGCGTTTTGCTCCGGGCAGGATCTAAAGGAGGTGCAGGCAGCCGGGCAACGAAGCCTGATGGATTCCGTGCAGCAGCGGTATAATCCCCTCATCAGAGCCATGCGCAACCTGCCCAAACCCATCATTTGCAGGCTGAATGGCATAGCAGCCGGTGCGGGTTGCTCGCTGGCGCTGGCGTGTGATATGATTATAGCATCCGAAGAGGCAGCACTGCTGGAAGCATTTGTAAACATCGGTTTGGTGCTGGATTCGGGTTCTTCTTTCTTTCTTCCCAGATTGACGGGCATGGCAAGAGCCTTTGAACTGGCTACCACCGGAAGAAAGATAACAGCCCGGGAGGCACTTCAATACGGGTTGGTGAATCAGGTTGTACCTGCGGATGAACTGGATAAGGCAGTGGGCGAGCGGGTAGCCTATTATGCCAGTGCCCCCACAAAAGCCATTGGATTAATCAAGAAGCTGCTGAACCAATCCTTCCATTCTGATCTGGATACCATGCTGGAAGCAGAAGCCTGTTATCAGGAAATAGCCGGGCGTTCGAAAGATTACAAAGAAGGCGTAGCTGCTTTTCTTGAAAAAAGAAAACCCCGTTTTACGGGAGAATAA
- the rpoN gene encoding RNA polymerase sigma-54 factor, giving the protein MLKQGLKQTQTLKLSPQQIQLMKLLQVPTAQLEQRIKEELEVNPALEESTPEIEDKETKELAEESSPAEEQESQAEEDEIDVTEYMSDDEIADYRLQDNNYPDPDEDRTPPIAIEESFHEYLLEQIGLLELDEKQQKIAEQIVGSIDDDGYLRREIESIVDDLAFSQGIQTTVEEVEEVLKKIQEMDPPGTGARNLQECLLIQLLRMDQGDERIRVATEIIKNHFDHFTRKHYDRLQKIFNIGEEQLKEVLDVILHLNPKPGSGYSSGPKSEQYVVPDFFIMNNNGQLQLQLNGRNAPELRISREFREMLEAYDKSKHKTRQQKDAISFIKQKIDSAKWFIDAIRQRQHTLTLVMQAILDYQKDFFTTGDETRMRPMILKDIAEKTGLDISTVSRVANSKYVQTEFGIFPLKHFFSEALSTDTGEEVSTREVKKILSDIIASENKKKPYSDQKLTRMLNEKGYNIARRTVAKYREQLGIPVARLRKEL; this is encoded by the coding sequence ATGCTCAAACAAGGACTGAAGCAAACTCAGACCCTGAAGTTATCCCCGCAACAGATTCAGTTGATGAAACTGCTGCAGGTGCCTACCGCTCAACTGGAACAGCGAATCAAGGAAGAACTGGAGGTGAATCCTGCACTGGAGGAATCCACACCCGAGATTGAAGACAAAGAAACAAAGGAATTAGCAGAAGAATCTTCCCCTGCTGAAGAGCAGGAAAGTCAGGCCGAAGAAGACGAAATTGACGTCACCGAATATATGAGTGACGATGAAATAGCCGACTACAGACTGCAGGACAACAACTACCCCGATCCGGACGAAGACAGAACACCCCCTATAGCCATAGAAGAATCTTTCCACGAGTATCTGCTGGAACAGATTGGTTTGCTGGAGCTGGATGAAAAGCAGCAGAAAATTGCCGAACAGATAGTGGGTAGCATTGATGATGACGGATATCTGAGACGCGAAATAGAGTCCATTGTGGACGATCTGGCATTTTCGCAGGGCATACAGACCACAGTAGAGGAAGTGGAGGAGGTATTAAAAAAAATTCAGGAAATGGATCCTCCCGGCACAGGCGCCCGTAACCTGCAAGAATGCCTGCTTATTCAGCTTTTACGGATGGATCAAGGCGATGAGAGAATCAGAGTGGCTACAGAGATAATTAAAAATCATTTTGATCATTTTACCCGGAAACACTATGACCGACTTCAGAAAATATTTAACATCGGGGAAGAGCAGCTCAAAGAAGTGTTGGACGTTATTCTGCACCTGAATCCCAAGCCCGGGAGCGGCTACAGTTCTGGGCCTAAATCTGAGCAATATGTTGTTCCGGATTTTTTTATCATGAATAACAATGGCCAGCTGCAGCTGCAGCTTAACGGCCGCAACGCCCCGGAGCTGCGTATTAGCCGTGAGTTTCGGGAAATGCTGGAGGCCTATGACAAGTCAAAACATAAAACGCGCCAGCAGAAAGACGCTATTTCTTTTATTAAGCAAAAAATTGATTCGGCCAAATGGTTTATTGATGCTATACGCCAAAGACAGCACACATTGACGCTGGTCATGCAGGCTATTTTGGATTATCAGAAAGATTTCTTCACTACTGGAGATGAAACACGCATGAGGCCCATGATTCTGAAAGATATTGCAGAAAAAACCGGCCTGGATATCTCCACGGTCTCCCGTGTGGCCAACAGCAAATATGTGCAGACCGAATTCGGCATATTCCCGCTCAAACACTTTTTCTCCGAAGCGCTTTCTACCGACACGGGAGAAGAGGTTTCTACCCGAGAGGTAAAAAAAATACTTTCGGATATCATTGCTTCGGAAAATAAGAAAAAGCCCTATTCTGATCAGAAGTTAACCCGCATGCTCAATGAAAAAGGCTACAACATCGCCCGCAGAACGGTAGCCAAGTATCGCGAGCAACTGGGTATTCCGGTGGCCCGGCTCAGGAAAGAATTGTGA
- the asnS gene encoding asparagine--tRNA ligase — protein MKTYISSLKQYIEQNVTLEGWVANKRTGKGIVFLILRDGTGFVQCVVSRQDVSAAIFADAEKLTLESSLNVSGKVVEDPKQEGGLELHVSSLSIYNIAEDYPIAKKEHGVEFLMDHRHLWLRSRRQWAIMRIRNRIMQSIHRFLQDRGFIQMDAPIFTENASEGTSTLFQTDFYGQPAYLSQSGQLYGEAMAFAQGLIYTFGPTFRAEKSKTRRHLSEFWMIEPEMCFYDNEMNMNLIEEMLRYLIRDTVKHCRPLLEIIGRDVSRLEKADAPFPRFTYDEAVSILKGEQQVNGLISYQILENDLRQIQEEIKAAKEEVQEREAKVKSGSLKKGELNFNINKIGQLKAEIKDLEERAQNIPQWIESARNFRYGNDFGGSDETVLTRLFDTPIMVYNWPYEVKAFYMKRDETGRFAKGVDVLAPEGFGEIVGGGERETNLDFLIHQIHTHGLPLQAFEWYLDLRRYGSVKHAGFGLGLERFIAYICGLHHVRETIPFPRMYGRLSP, from the coding sequence ATGAAGACTTATATAAGCAGTTTAAAGCAGTATATTGAACAAAACGTAACCCTGGAAGGCTGGGTAGCCAATAAACGCACCGGCAAGGGTATCGTTTTCCTCATATTACGTGACGGAACGGGCTTCGTGCAATGTGTTGTTAGCCGGCAGGATGTGTCTGCCGCAATCTTTGCAGATGCCGAAAAACTCACCCTGGAGAGTTCACTCAACGTTAGCGGTAAGGTAGTGGAAGACCCCAAACAGGAAGGCGGGCTAGAGCTGCACGTTTCATCACTGAGTATCTATAACATAGCCGAAGACTACCCGATTGCCAAGAAGGAACATGGTGTAGAATTTTTAATGGATCACCGCCATCTGTGGTTACGCTCCCGCAGACAGTGGGCTATCATGCGTATCCGCAACCGCATCATGCAATCCATTCATCGCTTTCTGCAAGACCGCGGTTTTATTCAGATGGACGCCCCGATTTTTACCGAAAATGCCAGCGAAGGCACCAGCACCCTGTTTCAGACGGATTTTTACGGGCAACCTGCCTACCTGTCTCAATCCGGGCAGCTTTATGGTGAAGCCATGGCCTTTGCACAGGGATTGATTTACACTTTCGGGCCTACCTTCCGTGCGGAAAAATCCAAAACACGAAGACACCTTTCCGAGTTTTGGATGATTGAGCCGGAAATGTGCTTTTACGATAATGAGATGAACATGAACCTCATTGAGGAAATGCTAAGGTATCTCATCCGCGATACCGTTAAACATTGCAGGCCTTTGCTGGAGATAATCGGCAGAGATGTTTCCCGCCTGGAGAAAGCAGATGCTCCGTTTCCGCGCTTCACCTACGATGAGGCCGTTAGCATTTTGAAAGGAGAACAGCAGGTGAATGGATTGATCTCCTATCAGATTCTGGAAAATGATTTGCGACAAATTCAGGAGGAGATAAAGGCGGCCAAGGAAGAGGTGCAAGAACGGGAAGCCAAGGTTAAGAGCGGCTCTCTGAAAAAGGGTGAATTAAATTTTAATATCAACAAAATCGGCCAGCTGAAGGCTGAGATAAAAGATCTGGAAGAAAGGGCTCAGAACATTCCTCAATGGATAGAATCTGCGCGCAATTTCCGCTATGGAAACGATTTCGGAGGGTCTGATGAAACCGTTTTGACCCGTCTTTTTGATACCCCTATTATGGTCTATAACTGGCCTTATGAAGTCAAGGCATTTTATATGAAACGGGATGAAACAGGCCGGTTTGCCAAAGGGGTTGACGTGCTTGCTCCCGAAGGTTTTGGGGAAATTGTGGGCGGTGGAGAGCGGGAAACCAACCTGGATTTTCTGATTCACCAAATTCATACCCATGGGCTGCCATTGCAAGCATTTGAATGGTATCTGGACCTGCGCAGATATGGCTCGGTTAAGCATGCCGGCTTTGGGCTGGGGCTGGAGCGTTTTATTGCTTATATCTGTGGCTTGCATCATGTCCGGGAAACTATTCCTTTTCCGCGGATGTACGGTCGCCTTTCTCCGTAA